In a genomic window of Phragmites australis chromosome 14, lpPhrAust1.1, whole genome shotgun sequence:
- the LOC133890814 gene encoding 4-alpha-glucanotransferase DPE2 isoform X1: MVSSGSASGKKSLNTVTLLFKLPYYTQWGQSLLIAGSESALGSWNVKQGLSLSPVHQDNELIWLGRVSVAAGFTCEYSYYVVDDNKNVLRWESGEKRKLVLPQGIKEGDVVEIRDWWQDASEALFFRSAFKNVIFNATENAKRELQSVSLNKSLDPEADIVVQFVISCPRLGSGSTVVVTGSNPQLGRWCAQDGLKLSYVGDSFWKANCVLRKSEFPVKYKYCKFSQAGNSSLELGPNREVDVDLSSPKQSRYIVLSDGALRDAPWRGAGVAVPMFSIRSDEDLGVGEFLDLKLLVDWAVNSGFHLVQLLPINDTSVHGMWWDSYPYSSLSVFALHPLYLRVQALSDAIPADVKEEIQQVKKQLDKKDVDYEATLSTKLSIARKIFNLEKDKVLNSSSFKQFLSENEEWLKPYAAFCFLRDFFETSDHSQWGRFSQFSKEKVLELKKLVSEGTLHHDVVCFHYYVQYHLYMQLSEAAAYARKKKVILKGDLPIGVDRNSVDTWVYPTLFRMNTATGAPPDYFDKNGQNWGFPTYNWEEMSKDNYGWWRARLTQMSKYFTAYRIDHILGFFRIWELPDHAATGLVGKFRPSIPLSQEELLSEGLWDFDRMSRPYIRQEILEEKFGSFWTVIAADFLNEYQKQRYEFREECNTEKNIIVKIKTSPEKSLWLEKEDSIRRGLFDLLQNIVLIRDPEDSTKFYPRFNLEDTSSFSDLDEHSKNVLRRLYHDYYFARQENLWRQNALKTLPVLLNSSDMLACGEDLGLIPACVHPVMQELGLIGLRIQRMPNEPNLEFGIPSQYSYMTVCAPSCHDCSTLRAWWEEDEGRRSRFYKTVVGSDEEPPSRCTPEVVHFIVQQHFDAPSMWAIFPLQDLLALKDKYTTRPAAEETINDPTNPKHYWRFRVHVTLESLLDDKDIQATIKDLVTSSGRSFPGEKVEGADESGEKLSMVQLNGKP, encoded by the exons ATGGTGAGTTCGGGGTCAGCGTCTGGAAAGAAATCTCTAAATACGGTCACTTTGCTTTTCAAATTACCGTATTACACACAATGGGGGCAGAGTCTTCTTATCGCTGGCTCGGAGTCGGCACTTGGATCATGGAATGTCAAGCAAGGGTTGTCTCTGAGTCCAGTTCATCAGGACAATGAGCTAATCTGGCTTGGGCGAGTTTCTGTTGCTGCTGGCTTCACCTGTGAGTACAGTTACTATGTAGTGGATGACAACAAGAATGTTTTGAGATGGGAGTCTGGAGAGAAAAGGAAACTAGTACTGCCGCAGGGCATTAAGGAAggagatgtagttgagatccGTGACTGGTGGCAG GATGCTTCTGAAGCTCTTTTCTTTAGAAGCGCATTCAAGAATGTCATTTTCAATGCTACTGAAAATGCTAAAAGAGAATTGCAGTCGGTGTCCCTCAACAAAAGTTTGGATCCTGAAG CAGATATCGTTGTCCAGTTTGTAATTAGCTGCCCTCGACTCGGATCTGGCTCTACT GTTGTCGTCACTGGAAGTAATCCCCAATTAGGAAGATGGTGTGCTCAGGATGGTCTCAAGCTGAGCTATGTTGGAGATTCCTTTTGGAAAGCAAATTGTGTTTTGCGAAAATCTGAGTTCCCTGTAAA GTACAAATACTGTAAATTCAGTCAAGCAGGAAACTCTTCATTGGAGCTCGGTCCGAACAGGGAGGTTGATGTTGATTTATCATCACCCAAGCAATCCAGATACATCGTGTTATCTGATGGTGCCCTCAGG GATGCACCATGGAGAGGTGCTGGTGTTGCTGTACCCATGTTTTCAATCAGATCAGATGAGGACCTTGGTGTTGGAGAATTTCTAGATCTTAAACTTCTTGTTGACTGGGCAGTCAATTCAGGCTTCCATCTTGTTCAGCTCCTTCCTATCAATGATACTTCAGTTCATGGGATGTGGTGGGATTCTTATCCATACAG CTCTCTCTCTGTGTTTGCGTTGCACCCGTTGTACCTGAGAGTACAAGCACTTTCAGATGCAATTCCAGCGGATGTTAAG GAAGAAATTCAACAGGTGAAGAAGCAGTTGGATAAAAAG GACGTTGACTACGAGGCAACATTGTCCACAAAATTGTCAATTGCtagaaaaatattcaatttagAAAAGGACAAAGTGCTAAACTCCAGTTCTTTCAAGCAGTTCTTATCTGAAAACGAG GAATGGTTGAAACCATATGCGGCATTTTGCTTTTTGCGGGACTTTTTTGAGACATCTGATCACAGCCAATGGGGTCGGTTTTCTCAGTTTTCCAAGGAGAAGGTATTGGAA CTTAAGAAGCTTGTTTCTGAAGGTACTTTGCACCATGATGTTGTATGTTTTCATTACTATGTTCAGTACCATCTATATATGCAA TTATCAGAGGCAGCTGCATATGCAAGGAAGAAAAAAGTTATCCTGAAAGGTGATTTACCTATTGGTGTTGATAGGAATAGTGTGGATACTTGGGTATACCCAACTTTATTTCGCATGAATACCGCTACCGGAGCACCTCCTGATTATTTTGACAAAAATGGACAAAATTGGGGTTTTCCTACATATAACTGGGAGGAGATGTCAAAGGATAATTATGGGTGGTGGCGAGCTCGTCTGACACAG ATGTCAAAGTACTTCACAGCATACAGGATTGACCACATCTTGGGTTTCTTTAGGATATGGGAGCTTCCGGATCATGCTGCAACAGGTTTAGTTGGGAAATTTAGACCTTCAATTCCTCTTAGTCAG GAGGAGCTTCTAAGTGAAGGCCTGTGGGATTTTGATCGAATGAGCCGACCATACATTCGTCAGGAAATTCTGGAG GAGAAGTTTGGATCCTTTTGGACAGTTATTGCAGCCGACTTTCTAAATGAGTATCAGAAGCAGCGTTATGAG TTTAGAGAAGAATGCAACACagagaaaaatattattgtGAAGATTAAAACAAGTCCTGAAAAGTCACTCTGGCTAGAGAAAGAAGACAGTATCCGGCGTGGTCTTTTCGATCTACTACAA AATATCGTCCTTATCAGAGATCCAGAGGACTCCACAAAATTTTATCCCCGTTTCAACTTGGAAGATACTTCAAGTTTTAGTGATCTAGATGAACATAG CAAAAATGTCCTCAGAAGATTGTACCATGACTATTATTTTGCTCGCCAAGAAAATCTCTGGCGTCAAAATGCACTGAAGACTCTGCCTGTcctgttgaactcatcggatatGTTGGCATGTGGGGAAGACCTTGGTCTTATCCCTGCTTGTGTTCACCCT GTTATGCAAGAACTCGGGTTGATTGGATTGCGTATCCAGAGAATGCCTAATGAACCAAACTTGGAATTTGGTATTCCATCTCAATATAGCTATATGACG GTTTGTGCTCCCTCATGTCATGATTGCTCCACATTACGTGCTTGGTgggaagaagatgaaggaaGAAGAAGTCGCTTCTACAAAACTGTAGTTGGCAGCGATGAAGAGCCCCCATCTCGATGCACCCCAGAAGTAGTGCACTTTATTGTTCAGCAGCACTTTGATGCTCCTTCAATGTGGGCAATCTTTCCACTACAG GACCTTCTCGCACTGAAAGACAAGTACACCACAAGACCAGCAGCAGAGGAAACAATCAATGACCCCACTAACCCAAAGCACTACTGGAGATTCC GTGTACATGTGACATTGGAGTCTCTGTTGGACGACAAGGACATCCAAGCAACCATCAAGGACCTTGTCACAAGTAGTGGGAGGTCCTTTCCTGGCGAGAAGGTGGAAGGTGCCGACGAAAGTGGAGAGAAGCTATCTATGGTACAGCTGAACGGTAAACCTTAG
- the LOC133890814 gene encoding 4-alpha-glucanotransferase DPE2 isoform X2, with amino-acid sequence MVSSGSASGKKSLNTVTLLFKLPYYTQWGQSLLIAGSESALGSWNVKQGLSLSPVHQDNELIWLGRVSVAAGFTCEYSYYVVDDNKNVLRWESGEKRKLVLPQGIKEGDVVEIRDWWQDASEALFFRSAFKNVIFNATENAKRELQSVSLNKSLDPEDIVVQFVISCPRLGSGSTVVVTGSNPQLGRWCAQDGLKLSYVGDSFWKANCVLRKSEFPVKYKYCKFSQAGNSSLELGPNREVDVDLSSPKQSRYIVLSDGALRDAPWRGAGVAVPMFSIRSDEDLGVGEFLDLKLLVDWAVNSGFHLVQLLPINDTSVHGMWWDSYPYSSLSVFALHPLYLRVQALSDAIPADVKEEIQQVKKQLDKKDVDYEATLSTKLSIARKIFNLEKDKVLNSSSFKQFLSENEEWLKPYAAFCFLRDFFETSDHSQWGRFSQFSKEKVLELKKLVSEGTLHHDVVCFHYYVQYHLYMQLSEAAAYARKKKVILKGDLPIGVDRNSVDTWVYPTLFRMNTATGAPPDYFDKNGQNWGFPTYNWEEMSKDNYGWWRARLTQMSKYFTAYRIDHILGFFRIWELPDHAATGLVGKFRPSIPLSQEELLSEGLWDFDRMSRPYIRQEILEEKFGSFWTVIAADFLNEYQKQRYEFREECNTEKNIIVKIKTSPEKSLWLEKEDSIRRGLFDLLQNIVLIRDPEDSTKFYPRFNLEDTSSFSDLDEHSKNVLRRLYHDYYFARQENLWRQNALKTLPVLLNSSDMLACGEDLGLIPACVHPVMQELGLIGLRIQRMPNEPNLEFGIPSQYSYMTVCAPSCHDCSTLRAWWEEDEGRRSRFYKTVVGSDEEPPSRCTPEVVHFIVQQHFDAPSMWAIFPLQDLLALKDKYTTRPAAEETINDPTNPKHYWRFRVHVTLESLLDDKDIQATIKDLVTSSGRSFPGEKVEGADESGEKLSMVQLNGKP; translated from the exons ATGGTGAGTTCGGGGTCAGCGTCTGGAAAGAAATCTCTAAATACGGTCACTTTGCTTTTCAAATTACCGTATTACACACAATGGGGGCAGAGTCTTCTTATCGCTGGCTCGGAGTCGGCACTTGGATCATGGAATGTCAAGCAAGGGTTGTCTCTGAGTCCAGTTCATCAGGACAATGAGCTAATCTGGCTTGGGCGAGTTTCTGTTGCTGCTGGCTTCACCTGTGAGTACAGTTACTATGTAGTGGATGACAACAAGAATGTTTTGAGATGGGAGTCTGGAGAGAAAAGGAAACTAGTACTGCCGCAGGGCATTAAGGAAggagatgtagttgagatccGTGACTGGTGGCAG GATGCTTCTGAAGCTCTTTTCTTTAGAAGCGCATTCAAGAATGTCATTTTCAATGCTACTGAAAATGCTAAAAGAGAATTGCAGTCGGTGTCCCTCAACAAAAGTTTGGATCCTGAAG ATATCGTTGTCCAGTTTGTAATTAGCTGCCCTCGACTCGGATCTGGCTCTACT GTTGTCGTCACTGGAAGTAATCCCCAATTAGGAAGATGGTGTGCTCAGGATGGTCTCAAGCTGAGCTATGTTGGAGATTCCTTTTGGAAAGCAAATTGTGTTTTGCGAAAATCTGAGTTCCCTGTAAA GTACAAATACTGTAAATTCAGTCAAGCAGGAAACTCTTCATTGGAGCTCGGTCCGAACAGGGAGGTTGATGTTGATTTATCATCACCCAAGCAATCCAGATACATCGTGTTATCTGATGGTGCCCTCAGG GATGCACCATGGAGAGGTGCTGGTGTTGCTGTACCCATGTTTTCAATCAGATCAGATGAGGACCTTGGTGTTGGAGAATTTCTAGATCTTAAACTTCTTGTTGACTGGGCAGTCAATTCAGGCTTCCATCTTGTTCAGCTCCTTCCTATCAATGATACTTCAGTTCATGGGATGTGGTGGGATTCTTATCCATACAG CTCTCTCTCTGTGTTTGCGTTGCACCCGTTGTACCTGAGAGTACAAGCACTTTCAGATGCAATTCCAGCGGATGTTAAG GAAGAAATTCAACAGGTGAAGAAGCAGTTGGATAAAAAG GACGTTGACTACGAGGCAACATTGTCCACAAAATTGTCAATTGCtagaaaaatattcaatttagAAAAGGACAAAGTGCTAAACTCCAGTTCTTTCAAGCAGTTCTTATCTGAAAACGAG GAATGGTTGAAACCATATGCGGCATTTTGCTTTTTGCGGGACTTTTTTGAGACATCTGATCACAGCCAATGGGGTCGGTTTTCTCAGTTTTCCAAGGAGAAGGTATTGGAA CTTAAGAAGCTTGTTTCTGAAGGTACTTTGCACCATGATGTTGTATGTTTTCATTACTATGTTCAGTACCATCTATATATGCAA TTATCAGAGGCAGCTGCATATGCAAGGAAGAAAAAAGTTATCCTGAAAGGTGATTTACCTATTGGTGTTGATAGGAATAGTGTGGATACTTGGGTATACCCAACTTTATTTCGCATGAATACCGCTACCGGAGCACCTCCTGATTATTTTGACAAAAATGGACAAAATTGGGGTTTTCCTACATATAACTGGGAGGAGATGTCAAAGGATAATTATGGGTGGTGGCGAGCTCGTCTGACACAG ATGTCAAAGTACTTCACAGCATACAGGATTGACCACATCTTGGGTTTCTTTAGGATATGGGAGCTTCCGGATCATGCTGCAACAGGTTTAGTTGGGAAATTTAGACCTTCAATTCCTCTTAGTCAG GAGGAGCTTCTAAGTGAAGGCCTGTGGGATTTTGATCGAATGAGCCGACCATACATTCGTCAGGAAATTCTGGAG GAGAAGTTTGGATCCTTTTGGACAGTTATTGCAGCCGACTTTCTAAATGAGTATCAGAAGCAGCGTTATGAG TTTAGAGAAGAATGCAACACagagaaaaatattattgtGAAGATTAAAACAAGTCCTGAAAAGTCACTCTGGCTAGAGAAAGAAGACAGTATCCGGCGTGGTCTTTTCGATCTACTACAA AATATCGTCCTTATCAGAGATCCAGAGGACTCCACAAAATTTTATCCCCGTTTCAACTTGGAAGATACTTCAAGTTTTAGTGATCTAGATGAACATAG CAAAAATGTCCTCAGAAGATTGTACCATGACTATTATTTTGCTCGCCAAGAAAATCTCTGGCGTCAAAATGCACTGAAGACTCTGCCTGTcctgttgaactcatcggatatGTTGGCATGTGGGGAAGACCTTGGTCTTATCCCTGCTTGTGTTCACCCT GTTATGCAAGAACTCGGGTTGATTGGATTGCGTATCCAGAGAATGCCTAATGAACCAAACTTGGAATTTGGTATTCCATCTCAATATAGCTATATGACG GTTTGTGCTCCCTCATGTCATGATTGCTCCACATTACGTGCTTGGTgggaagaagatgaaggaaGAAGAAGTCGCTTCTACAAAACTGTAGTTGGCAGCGATGAAGAGCCCCCATCTCGATGCACCCCAGAAGTAGTGCACTTTATTGTTCAGCAGCACTTTGATGCTCCTTCAATGTGGGCAATCTTTCCACTACAG GACCTTCTCGCACTGAAAGACAAGTACACCACAAGACCAGCAGCAGAGGAAACAATCAATGACCCCACTAACCCAAAGCACTACTGGAGATTCC GTGTACATGTGACATTGGAGTCTCTGTTGGACGACAAGGACATCCAAGCAACCATCAAGGACCTTGTCACAAGTAGTGGGAGGTCCTTTCCTGGCGAGAAGGTGGAAGGTGCCGACGAAAGTGGAGAGAAGCTATCTATGGTACAGCTGAACGGTAAACCTTAG
- the LOC133890814 gene encoding 4-alpha-glucanotransferase DPE2 isoform X3, whose amino-acid sequence MVSSGSASGKKSLNTVTLLFKLPYYTQWGQSLLIAGSESALGSWNVKQGLSLSPVHQDNELIWLGRVSVAAGFTCEYSYYVVDDNKNVLRWESGEKRKLVLPQGIKEGDVVEIRDWWQDASEALFFRSAFKNVIFNATENAKRELQSVSLNKSLDPEADIVVQFVISCPRLGSGSTVVVTGSNPQLGRWCAQDGLKLSYVGDSFWKANCVLRKSEFPVKYKYCKFSQAGNSSLELGPNREVDVDLSSPKQSRYIVLSDGALRDAPWRGAGVAVPMFSIRSDEDLGVGEFLDLKLLVDWAVNSGFHLVQLLPINDTSVHGMWWDSYPYSSLSVFALHPLYLRVQALSDAIPADVKEEIQQVKKQLDKKDVDYEATLSTKLSIARKIFNLEKDKVLNSSSFKQFLSENEEWLKPYAAFCFLRDFFETSDHSQWGRFSQFSKEKLKKLVSEGTLHHDVVCFHYYVQYHLYMQLSEAAAYARKKKVILKGDLPIGVDRNSVDTWVYPTLFRMNTATGAPPDYFDKNGQNWGFPTYNWEEMSKDNYGWWRARLTQMSKYFTAYRIDHILGFFRIWELPDHAATGLVGKFRPSIPLSQEELLSEGLWDFDRMSRPYIRQEILEEKFGSFWTVIAADFLNEYQKQRYEFREECNTEKNIIVKIKTSPEKSLWLEKEDSIRRGLFDLLQNIVLIRDPEDSTKFYPRFNLEDTSSFSDLDEHSKNVLRRLYHDYYFARQENLWRQNALKTLPVLLNSSDMLACGEDLGLIPACVHPVMQELGLIGLRIQRMPNEPNLEFGIPSQYSYMTVCAPSCHDCSTLRAWWEEDEGRRSRFYKTVVGSDEEPPSRCTPEVVHFIVQQHFDAPSMWAIFPLQDLLALKDKYTTRPAAEETINDPTNPKHYWRFRVHVTLESLLDDKDIQATIKDLVTSSGRSFPGEKVEGADESGEKLSMVQLNGKP is encoded by the exons ATGGTGAGTTCGGGGTCAGCGTCTGGAAAGAAATCTCTAAATACGGTCACTTTGCTTTTCAAATTACCGTATTACACACAATGGGGGCAGAGTCTTCTTATCGCTGGCTCGGAGTCGGCACTTGGATCATGGAATGTCAAGCAAGGGTTGTCTCTGAGTCCAGTTCATCAGGACAATGAGCTAATCTGGCTTGGGCGAGTTTCTGTTGCTGCTGGCTTCACCTGTGAGTACAGTTACTATGTAGTGGATGACAACAAGAATGTTTTGAGATGGGAGTCTGGAGAGAAAAGGAAACTAGTACTGCCGCAGGGCATTAAGGAAggagatgtagttgagatccGTGACTGGTGGCAG GATGCTTCTGAAGCTCTTTTCTTTAGAAGCGCATTCAAGAATGTCATTTTCAATGCTACTGAAAATGCTAAAAGAGAATTGCAGTCGGTGTCCCTCAACAAAAGTTTGGATCCTGAAG CAGATATCGTTGTCCAGTTTGTAATTAGCTGCCCTCGACTCGGATCTGGCTCTACT GTTGTCGTCACTGGAAGTAATCCCCAATTAGGAAGATGGTGTGCTCAGGATGGTCTCAAGCTGAGCTATGTTGGAGATTCCTTTTGGAAAGCAAATTGTGTTTTGCGAAAATCTGAGTTCCCTGTAAA GTACAAATACTGTAAATTCAGTCAAGCAGGAAACTCTTCATTGGAGCTCGGTCCGAACAGGGAGGTTGATGTTGATTTATCATCACCCAAGCAATCCAGATACATCGTGTTATCTGATGGTGCCCTCAGG GATGCACCATGGAGAGGTGCTGGTGTTGCTGTACCCATGTTTTCAATCAGATCAGATGAGGACCTTGGTGTTGGAGAATTTCTAGATCTTAAACTTCTTGTTGACTGGGCAGTCAATTCAGGCTTCCATCTTGTTCAGCTCCTTCCTATCAATGATACTTCAGTTCATGGGATGTGGTGGGATTCTTATCCATACAG CTCTCTCTCTGTGTTTGCGTTGCACCCGTTGTACCTGAGAGTACAAGCACTTTCAGATGCAATTCCAGCGGATGTTAAG GAAGAAATTCAACAGGTGAAGAAGCAGTTGGATAAAAAG GACGTTGACTACGAGGCAACATTGTCCACAAAATTGTCAATTGCtagaaaaatattcaatttagAAAAGGACAAAGTGCTAAACTCCAGTTCTTTCAAGCAGTTCTTATCTGAAAACGAG GAATGGTTGAAACCATATGCGGCATTTTGCTTTTTGCGGGACTTTTTTGAGACATCTGATCACAGCCAATGGGGTCGGTTTTCTCAGTTTTCCAAGGAGAAG CTTAAGAAGCTTGTTTCTGAAGGTACTTTGCACCATGATGTTGTATGTTTTCATTACTATGTTCAGTACCATCTATATATGCAA TTATCAGAGGCAGCTGCATATGCAAGGAAGAAAAAAGTTATCCTGAAAGGTGATTTACCTATTGGTGTTGATAGGAATAGTGTGGATACTTGGGTATACCCAACTTTATTTCGCATGAATACCGCTACCGGAGCACCTCCTGATTATTTTGACAAAAATGGACAAAATTGGGGTTTTCCTACATATAACTGGGAGGAGATGTCAAAGGATAATTATGGGTGGTGGCGAGCTCGTCTGACACAG ATGTCAAAGTACTTCACAGCATACAGGATTGACCACATCTTGGGTTTCTTTAGGATATGGGAGCTTCCGGATCATGCTGCAACAGGTTTAGTTGGGAAATTTAGACCTTCAATTCCTCTTAGTCAG GAGGAGCTTCTAAGTGAAGGCCTGTGGGATTTTGATCGAATGAGCCGACCATACATTCGTCAGGAAATTCTGGAG GAGAAGTTTGGATCCTTTTGGACAGTTATTGCAGCCGACTTTCTAAATGAGTATCAGAAGCAGCGTTATGAG TTTAGAGAAGAATGCAACACagagaaaaatattattgtGAAGATTAAAACAAGTCCTGAAAAGTCACTCTGGCTAGAGAAAGAAGACAGTATCCGGCGTGGTCTTTTCGATCTACTACAA AATATCGTCCTTATCAGAGATCCAGAGGACTCCACAAAATTTTATCCCCGTTTCAACTTGGAAGATACTTCAAGTTTTAGTGATCTAGATGAACATAG CAAAAATGTCCTCAGAAGATTGTACCATGACTATTATTTTGCTCGCCAAGAAAATCTCTGGCGTCAAAATGCACTGAAGACTCTGCCTGTcctgttgaactcatcggatatGTTGGCATGTGGGGAAGACCTTGGTCTTATCCCTGCTTGTGTTCACCCT GTTATGCAAGAACTCGGGTTGATTGGATTGCGTATCCAGAGAATGCCTAATGAACCAAACTTGGAATTTGGTATTCCATCTCAATATAGCTATATGACG GTTTGTGCTCCCTCATGTCATGATTGCTCCACATTACGTGCTTGGTgggaagaagatgaaggaaGAAGAAGTCGCTTCTACAAAACTGTAGTTGGCAGCGATGAAGAGCCCCCATCTCGATGCACCCCAGAAGTAGTGCACTTTATTGTTCAGCAGCACTTTGATGCTCCTTCAATGTGGGCAATCTTTCCACTACAG GACCTTCTCGCACTGAAAGACAAGTACACCACAAGACCAGCAGCAGAGGAAACAATCAATGACCCCACTAACCCAAAGCACTACTGGAGATTCC GTGTACATGTGACATTGGAGTCTCTGTTGGACGACAAGGACATCCAAGCAACCATCAAGGACCTTGTCACAAGTAGTGGGAGGTCCTTTCCTGGCGAGAAGGTGGAAGGTGCCGACGAAAGTGGAGAGAAGCTATCTATGGTACAGCTGAACGGTAAACCTTAG